Proteins from a genomic interval of Hemicordylus capensis ecotype Gifberg chromosome 14, rHemCap1.1.pri, whole genome shotgun sequence:
- the LOC128336977 gene encoding phospholipase A and acyltransferase 3-like, producing MSNGSISQPDVKRNWNEPNIMGLVHGLLRMRSCSISSHWTLSRCSGYLFHQVFNRKGNLVPQEEPEPGDLVEIFRGFYSHWAVYVGDGFVVHLTSADKGLGDFSSLFQSVYTKKAVVKKELLKNVAGKHNYRVNNNSDLRCCPKPLPYILHEAEASVGETMDYAVASWNCEHFAKYLRYGIPVSEQIPTPEDQIQDHDDDWDLCLDLPEVIYLASTGKGFSSGKDGRHHQKEDMSFSDTSQHSFILAESPQMPCQ from the exons GGACTAGTTCATGGACTCCTGAGGATGAGGAGCTGCAGCATTTCCTCCCACTGGACTCTCTCCAGATGCAGCGGATATctgttccaccaggttttcaACAGAAAGGGAAATCTGGTGCCGCAAGAG GAACCAGAACCGGGAGACTTGGTGGAGATTTTCCGGGGCTTTTACAGCCACTGGGCTGTCTACGTAGGTGACGGGTTTGTGGTCCACCTGACTTCAGCAG ACAAGGGCTTGGGAGATTTCTCCTCCCTTTTCCAGTCTGTCTACACCAAGAAGGCCGTGGTGAAGAAAGAGCTTCTCAAGAACGTGGCAGGGAAGCACAATTACCGGGTCAACAACAATAGCGATTTGAGATGCTGCCCCAAACCCTTGCCATATATCCTCCACGAGGCGGAGGCCAGTGTTGGTGAGACGATGGACTATGCCGTGGCCAGTTGGAACTGCGAGCATTTTGCCAAATACCTGCGCTATGGCATCCCTGTCAGTGAgcag ATCCCAACACCTGAGGACCAGATTCAAGACCATGATGATGACTGGGATCTCTGCCTAGACCTTCCAGAGGTGATCTACCTGGCCTCAACAGGTAAAGGTTTTTCTTCCGGTAAGGATGGAAGGCATCATCAGAAGGAGGACATGTCCTTTTCAGACACTTCCCAACACAGTTTTATCCTAGCCGAGTCTCCACAAATGCCATGCCAGTAA